A DNA window from Bdellovibrio sp. BCCA contains the following coding sequences:
- a CDS encoding tyrosine-type recombinase/integrase, whose translation MAIKTYQKDGHTCFKIQFTSRSRIAGIIVRIQRDLGVVTHAEAKREHEKIKKEAEIKRIEKERNGFVWRDLLSRWYKDVVLNGPYEDSTSKRDNYSALQMHTKAWMLTPVEQLRPISMRLIFNEMERKELSKGRMKSVRSAVNTIFDWARLERIIPAHIESPGRGAAIPKVETKIQPILNRDEIKLFLRKAREIGHEYYYLWAVAVSTGCRSGELWALRWTDVSFETRMISITKSFSSRLGCDKSTKTKESRQIPINIALETLLKELKLRTASTGYVLPRITSWRRGEASKVSRNFCQALGLPEITFHATRACFAVQCLVGGLDIVTTMKLGGWKNVKSFQHYVRLAGVDIRGATDVLDLIPIEVDSKVLPIKKLESI comes from the coding sequence ATGGCAATTAAAACATATCAAAAAGACGGGCATACTTGCTTTAAGATCCAATTTACATCTCGAAGTCGTATCGCGGGGATTATTGTGCGTATTCAACGAGATCTTGGCGTAGTTACTCATGCTGAAGCGAAGCGCGAACATGAAAAGATAAAAAAGGAAGCTGAGATCAAGCGAATCGAAAAAGAACGAAATGGGTTTGTCTGGCGCGATCTTTTGTCGCGTTGGTACAAAGATGTCGTCTTGAATGGGCCCTATGAAGACAGTACGAGCAAGCGAGACAATTACAGCGCTCTTCAAATGCATACAAAGGCTTGGATGTTAACGCCCGTTGAGCAACTGCGCCCAATTTCGATGAGATTGATCTTTAATGAAATGGAGAGAAAGGAATTATCGAAAGGTCGCATGAAGTCAGTGCGAAGTGCTGTAAATACCATTTTTGACTGGGCCCGTTTAGAACGTATTATTCCCGCCCATATCGAGAGTCCCGGCCGAGGGGCCGCAATACCCAAGGTTGAAACAAAAATACAACCTATTCTCAATCGGGACGAAATTAAACTCTTTTTAAGAAAGGCACGAGAAATCGGTCACGAGTATTATTATTTGTGGGCTGTGGCCGTAAGTACAGGATGCCGATCCGGGGAGTTGTGGGCGTTGAGATGGACGGATGTTTCATTCGAGACGAGAATGATTTCCATCACGAAGTCATTCTCAAGTAGGCTGGGATGCGACAAATCTACCAAAACCAAAGAGTCTCGGCAGATCCCTATCAATATAGCCCTCGAAACGCTCTTAAAGGAGTTAAAATTGAGGACTGCATCGACGGGTTACGTTCTTCCCAGAATCACATCATGGAGGCGTGGAGAGGCGTCTAAGGTGTCTAGGAACTTTTGTCAGGCTCTGGGGCTTCCAGAGATTACATTTCATGCGACCCGAGCTTGTTTTGCAGTTCAGTGTCTAGTCGGTGGGTTAGACATTGTGACTACAATGAAACTCGGGGGCTGGAAGAATGTTAAAAGCTTTCAACACTATGTTCGCCTGGCGGGGGTTGATATTCGTGGAGCGACGGACGTACTAGATTTAATCCCAATTGAAGTTGATTCCAAGGTTTTGCCAATAAAAAAGCTCGAATCTATTTAG
- a CDS encoding dihydrofolate reductase family protein has protein sequence MITAHVFIATSLDGFIARQDGDIDWLLSRDNPNEDHGYNDFIKDIDVILMGRNSYEKVLTLGPWGYTKPVIVLSKTLAGKPVPKELEGRVRFMIQSPKEIMASLSKEGIKRVYVDGGQMIQSFLRDQLIDDMVITQVPVLIGTGRSLFGEVNGDISLSHVSTKAFPSGLVQSHYRVNK, from the coding sequence ATGATCACAGCTCACGTATTTATCGCCACCAGTCTCGACGGATTCATTGCTCGACAAGACGGCGATATCGATTGGCTTTTAAGTCGCGACAATCCAAATGAAGACCACGGCTACAACGATTTTATCAAAGACATCGACGTCATTCTTATGGGCAGAAACTCCTATGAGAAAGTTTTAACGCTAGGACCTTGGGGCTACACAAAGCCTGTCATCGTTCTCTCAAAAACGCTTGCCGGTAAACCCGTGCCAAAAGAATTAGAAGGCCGAGTGCGTTTCATGATTCAATCTCCTAAAGAGATCATGGCCTCGCTATCTAAAGAAGGTATTAAGCGAGTCTATGTCGATGGCGGACAAATGATTCAGTCATTTCTTCGCGATCAACTGATTGATGACATGGTGATCACGCAAGTGCCAGTGTTAATTGGAACGGGTCGTTCTCTCTTTGGCGAAGTAAACGGCGATATTTCTTTGAGTCATGTAAGCACAAAAGCGTTTCCATCCGGTTTGGTTCAATCTCACTATCGAGTCAATAAATGA
- a CDS encoding TetR/AcrR family transcriptional regulator yields MKKRGRPKGKVLLTIEDICIAALQILDESGPKGLSMRTLADVLSVTPMALYNHVEDRVSLLRALSDYVYRDVSQKFEQSTGSPRKRTEFLLISYYAAVLKHPNLSLSIFETPDAFSVEAERITNYLEALLKDAGLSLAKRKLWLEILVDFTHGSSIATATHHIKKKSNRAFIQSQSQRYEKALTELLNHVFP; encoded by the coding sequence ATGAAAAAACGAGGACGTCCTAAAGGAAAAGTTCTTCTAACGATAGAAGACATTTGTATCGCAGCTCTTCAAATTCTGGATGAATCGGGTCCTAAAGGACTTTCGATGAGAACTCTTGCGGATGTTTTAAGTGTTACGCCAATGGCGCTCTATAATCACGTCGAAGATCGCGTCTCATTATTGCGCGCTCTTTCTGATTACGTGTACCGAGATGTCTCGCAAAAGTTTGAACAAAGCACAGGAAGCCCGCGAAAACGTACCGAGTTTCTGCTGATAAGCTACTACGCAGCAGTGTTAAAGCATCCAAACCTATCTCTGAGCATTTTCGAGACACCGGATGCATTTTCAGTTGAGGCTGAACGAATCACGAATTACCTAGAAGCCTTGTTGAAGGACGCAGGTTTATCCCTGGCAAAAAGAAAACTCTGGCTTGAAATCTTAGTCGATTTCACTCACGGAAGTTCGATTGCAACCGCAACACATCATATAAAGAAAAAATCCAACCGCGCTTTTATTCAAAGTCAGTCGCAAAGATACGAAAAAGCGCTAACGGAACTTCTTAATCACGTCTTTCCCTGA
- a CDS encoding nuclear transport factor 2 family protein: MSVTDDIKEIVNRETEAWNSKNVNQLISIFHNDMVWPWPPTEKHHNPIDWGLVQGKFNAERWKQGWQQLFDTHDLIHNHRTIKRIQVSDQQDGAFAVVDIDTLWKNKKTGEEMNWKGRTCKTYSLTNEGWKMIHQVGVLDYSNM; the protein is encoded by the coding sequence ATGTCCGTCACGGATGACATTAAAGAGATCGTCAATAGAGAAACTGAAGCTTGGAATTCCAAGAACGTCAATCAACTGATTTCTATCTTTCATAACGATATGGTTTGGCCTTGGCCTCCGACTGAAAAACACCATAATCCGATCGATTGGGGTCTGGTTCAGGGAAAATTCAACGCTGAAAGATGGAAGCAAGGTTGGCAGCAACTTTTCGACACTCACGATTTAATTCACAATCATCGAACCATCAAACGAATCCAGGTGTCTGACCAGCAAGACGGTGCTTTTGCAGTTGTAGATATTGATACGCTCTGGAAAAACAAAAAAACGGGTGAAGAGATGAATTGGAAAGGCCGAACGTGCAAAACATATTCGCTGACCAATGAAGGCTGGAAGATGATCCATCAAGTAGGCGTTCTTGATTATTCGAATATGTAG
- a CDS encoding VOC family protein, protein MKVKRIVANIQTKKISAAKRFYERILGLELLMDHGWLATYGNSAKMMVQISFASQGGSNTPVPDLSIEVDDVDEAYRRMKKGRFKIEYALTQEPWGVRRFFVRDPFGRIVNILEHL, encoded by the coding sequence ATGAAAGTAAAACGCATCGTCGCCAATATTCAAACGAAGAAAATTTCAGCAGCAAAAAGATTCTATGAACGCATTTTGGGCCTGGAACTTTTGATGGACCATGGCTGGCTTGCCACCTATGGAAATTCAGCGAAGATGATGGTGCAAATTAGTTTTGCGTCTCAGGGTGGATCTAATACTCCAGTCCCCGATCTTTCCATTGAAGTAGACGATGTTGATGAGGCCTATCGCCGCATGAAAAAAGGTCGCTTTAAAATTGAGTACGCACTCACCCAAGAGCCTTGGGGAGTGCGCCGCTTTTTCGTCCGCGATCCTTTTGGTAGAATTGTGAATATCTTAGAGCATCTATAA
- a CDS encoding AbrB/MazE/SpoVT family DNA-binding domain-containing protein: MSKSSATSKASKKNQTTIPARVRRALGISKGDTLLWAISGNEVTIRIISKVKVDWTKTSEMSLLEWTPEKDEEVGL; this comes from the coding sequence ATGAGCAAATCATCTGCGACTTCCAAAGCATCTAAGAAGAATCAGACCACAATTCCAGCTCGCGTCCGAAGAGCCCTAGGTATCTCCAAAGGGGATACGCTTCTCTGGGCCATCAGCGGCAATGAAGTCACCATTCGCATTATCAGCAAAGTGAAAGTCGATTGGACGAAGACCTCTGAAATGTCCCTTTTAGAGTGGACTCCCGAAAAAGACGAAGAAGTCGGCCTCTAG
- a CDS encoding helix-turn-helix domain-containing protein, translated as MRLKKNILGEFLKEKRMKAGLSQGDVADKLGYSTPQFISNWERGVSMPPINTLKKLGQLYKISADDLFEVTLAARVDEVKAELRRKFDEAR; from the coding sequence GTGAGGCTTAAAAAGAATATTCTTGGAGAATTTCTTAAAGAAAAACGCATGAAGGCCGGTCTCTCTCAAGGAGACGTCGCAGACAAGCTGGGCTATTCAACACCGCAATTTATTTCAAACTGGGAGCGTGGCGTATCAATGCCTCCGATTAATACGCTCAAAAAACTCGGTCAGCTCTACAAAATCTCTGCTGATGATCTTTTTGAAGTCACTTTGGCTGCAAGGGTAGACGAGGTGAAGGCGGAACTGCGTCGCAAGTTTGACGAAGCTCGCTAA
- a CDS encoding DUF421 domain-containing protein: MWNLLHPWWEYILRSAVVYAVVYLLLRIVGKKQIGEMSPFDFVLLLIISESVSAGITGGDTSLAAGLIAVSTFVLMNYFFDVALYKSKKLEDILEGQPRIIIKQGEIDKKLCEKENITLGEIQSSLREKGIEDISKVRLGVLETNGKISIIKNE; the protein is encoded by the coding sequence ATGTGGAATCTTCTGCATCCCTGGTGGGAATACATTCTTCGCTCGGCCGTTGTTTACGCTGTCGTCTATCTACTTTTGCGCATCGTCGGTAAAAAGCAGATTGGCGAAATGAGCCCTTTTGATTTTGTCCTTTTGCTGATCATAAGTGAATCCGTCAGTGCCGGTATCACGGGAGGTGACACTTCATTGGCGGCCGGACTTATTGCAGTTTCAACCTTTGTTCTCATGAATTATTTTTTTGATGTGGCTCTCTATAAATCAAAAAAATTAGAGGACATTTTAGAGGGACAGCCGCGGATTATTATCAAACAAGGCGAAATCGATAAAAAACTCTGTGAAAAAGAAAACATCACCCTCGGAGAAATTCAAAGTTCCCTCAGGGAAAAAGGCATCGAAGACATCAGTAAAGTGCGTCTTGGAGTTCTAGAGACGAACGGCAAAATCAGCATCATTAAGAATGAGTGA
- a CDS encoding hemerythrin domain-containing protein, translating into MDIYQALKKDHVVVRELLNDLVNLPEGDKEGKSQLINEIRDELIPHARAEESVFYNSLRSLNLTKDIAMEGYKEHMEAETLLRMLQLQDKTNMDWKNTAQKLRQALEHHIAEEEGRMFEAAMNNFTEEEAQMFGEAFEKLKPQIKEQTIVGTTLDMVANLMPPRFSELFRNSPNP; encoded by the coding sequence ATGGATATTTATCAAGCACTGAAGAAGGATCACGTCGTTGTACGAGAGCTTTTAAATGACTTAGTCAATTTACCTGAAGGAGATAAAGAAGGAAAATCGCAGCTTATTAACGAAATCAGAGATGAACTGATTCCTCATGCACGAGCTGAAGAATCTGTTTTTTACAATTCTTTGCGCTCCTTAAATCTGACAAAAGACATTGCAATGGAAGGTTACAAAGAGCACATGGAGGCAGAAACTCTTTTGCGCATGCTGCAGCTTCAAGACAAGACTAATATGGACTGGAAGAACACTGCGCAAAAATTGCGACAAGCTTTAGAGCACCATATCGCCGAAGAAGAGGGCCGTATGTTCGAGGCAGCCATGAATAACTTTACGGAAGAAGAAGCTCAGATGTTTGGCGAAGCTTTTGAAAAACTGAAGCCTCAAATCAAAGAACAAACTATCGTCGGCACAACTTTGGATATGGTCGCCAATTTGATGCCTCCGCGTTTTTCGGAACTTTTTAGAAATAGTCCAAATCCTTAG